In Mytilus trossulus isolate FHL-02 chromosome 6, PNRI_Mtr1.1.1.hap1, whole genome shotgun sequence, a single window of DNA contains:
- the LOC134722271 gene encoding integumentary mucin C.1-like, whose translation MPKGMPISAYDLRLEKNDIAKVPHGYFDNLTELTYLKINNNKIAVLPEGLFDNAINLVEVNFNYNLLTEIPDGLFSNMPKLNWLYVEGNPLDCSCPVEKFRTWLLSLDQSITVDAECDNGDKVVDIPGASFDVCIVTTTSTTTTTTTTTTTTLPPPTTTTTTTTTTTTPIPTTEGKIIVCSGTSTTTTTEREIIVGSGTSTATTTEGKIIVGSGTSTTTTTEGKIIVGSGTTTTTTIKPTTEVMKIRCTVTKTPIPTTGG comes from the exons ATGCCGAAAGGTATGCCAATTTCGGCATATGACTT GAGACTTGAAAAGAACGATATTGCAAAGGTTCCACATGGTTACTTTGACAACCTAACAGAATTAACATACTT gaaaataaacaacaacaaaatagcTGTGCTACCAGAGGGACTATTTGACAACGCAATAAACCTAGTAGAAGT AAACTTCAACTACAACCTCCTTACAGAAATACCAGATGGACTGTTTAGTAATATGCCAAAACTAAATTGGTT ATATGTTGAAGGAAATCCATTAGACTGTAGTTGCCCAGTAGAGAAGTTCCGAACATGGCTATTATCTTTAGATCAATCCATCACTGTTGATGCTGAGTGTGATAATGGAGATAAAGTAGTCGATATACCAGGGGCTTCGTTCGATGTCTGTATTG TGACTACGACTTCTACAACAACTACTACGACAACAACGACAACGACGACACTCCCTCCTCCAACGACGACGACAACAACAACCACTACAACAACAACACCGATACCAACAACAGAAGGTAAGATAATAGTATGTAGTGGTacatcaacaacaacaacaacagaaaGAGAGATAATAGTAGGTAGTGGTACATCAACAgcaacaacaacagaaggtaaGATAATAGTAGGTAGTGGTacatcaacaacaacaacaacagaaggtaaGATAATAGTAGGTAGTggtacaacaacaacaacaacaataaaacccACAACAGAAGTTATGAAAATAAGATGTACTGTTACAAAAACACCAATACCAACAACAGGTGGTTAG